In one Acetobacter sp. genomic region, the following are encoded:
- a CDS encoding cation:proton antiporter yields MDTISLIALLLTLSAGFSILNHHIFRLPVTIGVLVISLLASLLVMILNPLIPAYDLQALPRSVLGAINLPTALLNGALSLLLFAGATQVNVEHLRAKLASVAALSVLGTVLAVAFLAIAAWYVFPLLGHTIPFTWCIVLGAILAPTDPVSVVGMLKRLGLPGPIQAVFAGESLFNDGVGVVIFGVTIGLATGDSLGVTASEIALSFCREAIGGGLLGALTGWIALRVLKGQRDPHIDLLTSLALATGTFSIANQFGMSGAIAVVVAGLCFGTSYSHSVFDEASRKELDIAWTLIDEVLNVLLFMLIGFEILEITPHLFTVLATLAVIPLSVAVRALSVLFSTLPVHFRQWERGRVLGILTWGGLRGGISVSLALGLPPGDLRDLLLPVCYGVVVFTIIVQGLTMERVARRLYPSSTLGSQ; encoded by the coding sequence ATGGATACCATCAGCCTCATCGCTCTGCTTCTGACCCTCTCGGCAGGGTTCAGCATTCTCAATCACCACATATTTCGCCTTCCTGTGACGATTGGCGTGCTGGTCATCTCATTGCTGGCTTCCCTGCTGGTCATGATCCTGAATCCGTTGATACCGGCCTATGACCTTCAGGCTCTCCCACGGTCTGTGCTCGGAGCGATCAATCTCCCCACGGCCCTTCTGAATGGCGCGTTGTCCCTGCTTCTGTTTGCCGGGGCCACGCAGGTAAACGTCGAACATCTACGCGCAAAGCTTGCCTCTGTGGCTGCTCTCTCTGTTCTGGGAACCGTTCTAGCCGTTGCCTTTCTGGCGATCGCGGCATGGTACGTCTTCCCTCTGTTGGGTCATACCATTCCTTTTACGTGGTGCATCGTCCTTGGCGCCATCCTCGCGCCGACTGACCCCGTTTCGGTTGTCGGCATGCTGAAGCGTCTCGGATTGCCAGGACCGATTCAGGCCGTTTTTGCAGGGGAGAGCCTGTTTAATGACGGCGTGGGCGTGGTGATTTTCGGCGTCACGATCGGACTGGCAACCGGGGACAGTCTGGGGGTGACCGCCTCCGAGATTGCTCTGAGCTTTTGCCGCGAGGCGATTGGTGGCGGTCTGCTGGGCGCACTGACTGGATGGATCGCGCTCCGTGTGCTTAAGGGTCAACGGGATCCGCATATCGATCTGCTGACATCGCTGGCTCTGGCGACCGGAACCTTCAGCATCGCCAACCAGTTTGGCATGTCGGGTGCGATTGCCGTCGTCGTGGCGGGACTGTGCTTTGGAACAAGCTATAGCCATTCCGTTTTCGATGAGGCATCCCGGAAGGAACTCGACATCGCATGGACACTTATTGACGAGGTGCTGAATGTCCTGCTGTTCATGCTGATCGGATTTGAAATTCTGGAGATCACGCCGCATCTGTTTACGGTGCTGGCGACCCTTGCCGTGATCCCGCTGTCCGTTGCCGTGCGGGCATTGAGCGTGCTGTTTTCAACACTTCCAGTTCATTTCAGGCAATGGGAGCGGGGCCGTGTTCTTGGGATCCTGACCTGGGGCGGTCTACGTGGCGGCATCTCGGTTTCGCTGGCGCTTGGATTGCCACCCGGAGACTTGCGCGACCTGCTGCTGCCTGTCTGTTACGGCGTCGTGGTCTTTACGATCATTGTGCAGGGGCTAACCATGGAGCGGGTTGCCCGCAGACTTTATCCGTCCTCTACGCTTGGATCTCAATAA
- a CDS encoding AI-2E family transporter, which yields MMSAHEHSQAPARAICAPSREEAHRFHLWMQGALALVVTLFTLWTFGRFRQSILWGGILAVICWPLFTRLRLRWNRPHAEIIIPAGISGGVALIFLMPTLFLVSALSRQAHEGSNWIKDVSRNGLAVPEWVDRLPIASSAIKHWWQNNLANPDRIHVLLHHLKTEQTLGAVEHVGHGAINTLVVACFALLILFFFLRAGDNIVARIEIFGKRLLGKRSALMLHHVTGAIRGTMAGLVLVGLGEGALITLSYVIAGAPQSLLLGIFTACAAMIPMIGGFALALCVVVILLKCSLTAAICVGVFGALILFLGDHFVRPVLIGGSIQLPFMWVLLGILGGLETWGVEGLFIGPVLAALTHLAWRLTSGHGLKA from the coding sequence ATGATGTCAGCGCACGAACACTCCCAAGCTCCGGCCAGGGCGATCTGCGCGCCCAGCAGAGAAGAAGCCCATCGTTTCCATCTATGGATGCAAGGGGCTCTTGCCCTCGTTGTCACCCTTTTCACTCTCTGGACCTTCGGTCGGTTCCGACAATCGATCCTATGGGGTGGCATTCTTGCCGTAATCTGCTGGCCGCTTTTCACACGGCTCCGTCTGAGATGGAACCGCCCGCATGCGGAAATCATAATTCCCGCCGGAATCTCTGGAGGAGTTGCGCTAATTTTTCTCATGCCAACACTGTTTCTCGTCTCCGCGCTCAGTAGGCAGGCTCATGAAGGCAGTAACTGGATAAAGGACGTATCGCGCAATGGCCTCGCCGTTCCTGAGTGGGTCGATCGGTTACCGATCGCATCGTCCGCTATAAAACACTGGTGGCAAAACAACCTGGCAAATCCGGACAGAATTCACGTTCTACTGCATCATCTGAAAACCGAACAAACTCTTGGAGCCGTCGAACATGTTGGCCATGGAGCGATTAATACACTGGTCGTCGCTTGCTTCGCTCTGCTGATCCTATTTTTCTTTTTACGCGCAGGTGACAATATTGTCGCCCGGATTGAAATTTTCGGAAAACGCCTGTTGGGAAAACGGTCTGCACTCATGCTCCATCACGTCACCGGTGCAATCCGTGGCACAATGGCCGGCCTTGTCCTGGTTGGTCTCGGAGAGGGCGCACTGATCACTCTATCGTACGTAATTGCGGGTGCGCCACAATCCTTGTTACTGGGCATTTTCACAGCGTGCGCTGCAATGATCCCGATGATCGGCGGTTTCGCGCTGGCGCTATGCGTGGTTGTCATCCTGCTCAAGTGCAGCCTCACGGCCGCAATTTGCGTTGGCGTGTTCGGAGCATTGATCCTGTTTCTAGGCGATCACTTCGTCAGACCCGTGCTGATCGGCGGCTCAATCCAACTCCCATTCATGTGGGTCCTTCTCGGAATCCTTGGTGGTCTGGAGACATGGGGCGTCGAAGGATTATTCATTGGCCCAGTGCTCGCGGCCTTGACACATCTTGCATGGCGCCTGACTTCCGGACATGGCTTAAAAGCGTAA
- a CDS encoding transglycosylase SLT domain-containing protein has product MRTRIPASWIAAVLHAESRGDARAVSSAGAMGLPSDRRARCGYGRRGHRSRGCRAR; this is encoded by the coding sequence ATGCGCACGCGGATTCCGGCCTCATGGATTGCTGCCGTCCTGCATGCGGAGAGCAGGGGCGACGCGCGGGCCGTGTCATCGGCGGGCGCGATGGGGCTCCCGTCAGACCGCCGGGCGAGATGCGGCTACGGACGACGCGGCCACCGGTCACGCGGCTGTCGCGCAAGGTGA
- a CDS encoding site-specific integrase yields the protein MAKLSKKIVTTAEPAEKDYFLWDDSIPAFAVRVWPSGRKVYVIHYRSGGRMRRYTIGQHGSPWTADLAREEAIKVLARVHSGENPADARLEDRKAMTVREFSNRFLDEYVDVHLKPTTQSEYKRAVDLFIVPKFGTWRMADISRADVSGFHGDLRQIPYQANRTLGVLSKMFSLADLWGIRTDGLNPCRGVQRYKEEKRERYLTQEEYARLGATLNEAEDMPEAVWAIRLLILTGCRLREIQTLQWSHVFFDQSELRLPDSKTGAKIVQIGQAAINVIKAITRLEDNPYVITGRKKGGYLTDLQKPWRRIRKAAGLDDVRIHDLRHSFASDALEMGADLTMIGHMLGHSDIKTTARYAHLKRENVRLSTNLVSEKISAALLGR from the coding sequence ATGGCCAAGCTCAGCAAAAAAATTGTCACCACTGCCGAACCGGCAGAGAAGGATTATTTCCTCTGGGATGACAGCATTCCGGCCTTCGCAGTCCGGGTGTGGCCGTCCGGCCGAAAGGTGTACGTCATCCATTACCGCTCCGGCGGACGCATGCGCCGCTACACCATCGGGCAACATGGGAGCCCATGGACGGCCGATCTCGCACGTGAAGAAGCCATCAAGGTTCTTGCACGGGTGCATAGCGGTGAGAATCCCGCGGATGCTCGCTTAGAAGACCGCAAGGCGATGACCGTCAGGGAATTCAGCAATCGTTTCCTCGACGAATATGTGGATGTCCACCTCAAACCAACGACCCAAAGCGAGTATAAGAGAGCTGTTGATCTGTTCATCGTTCCGAAATTCGGGACATGGCGGATGGCCGATATATCTCGCGCGGACGTCTCCGGATTCCACGGGGATCTACGACAGATCCCTTATCAGGCCAATCGCACGCTCGGCGTCCTGTCCAAAATGTTCAGCCTGGCAGACCTCTGGGGTATTCGGACTGATGGTCTCAACCCGTGCCGTGGCGTTCAGCGCTATAAGGAAGAGAAGCGCGAGCGTTATCTAACCCAAGAAGAATATGCGCGCCTCGGCGCCACACTCAATGAAGCAGAGGATATGCCAGAGGCCGTCTGGGCGATCCGTCTGCTTATCCTGACAGGTTGCAGACTACGCGAAATCCAGACTCTGCAATGGAGCCACGTTTTCTTCGACCAATCTGAATTGAGGCTGCCTGACAGTAAAACCGGGGCTAAAATCGTCCAGATCGGACAAGCGGCCATCAACGTAATCAAAGCCATCACCCGGTTGGAGGACAACCCCTACGTCATCACCGGGCGGAAAAAAGGTGGCTATTTGACTGACCTGCAAAAGCCTTGGCGCCGCATTCGGAAAGCCGCCGGTCTGGACGACGTCAGGATACACGATCTGCGCCATTCCTTTGCTTCTGACGCGCTGGAAATGGGGGCTGACCTGACGATGATTGGTCACATGCTTGGACACAGCGATATCAAGACGACAGCTCGTTACGCTCACCTGAAGCGGGAGAACGTGAGGCTCTCAACCAACCTTGTGTCCGAGAAAATCTCGGCAGCGCTTTTGGGACGTTGA
- a CDS encoding DUF1269 domain-containing protein: MTTNVVVLSFAEESRAFQAFSELKQKSADGAFSLVNAIVLSRKPSGELVSRDGWADGSSGDHVLTGTLLGSLIGLFMGPLGMLFGATTGALIGGSVSLDDAAGQSSLLDQMTHAVPAGITAVIATIEEGSPDAVDAIARSLDAVILRCPAEIVAAEVDATAKAQDAAAAAARKVLFEQHKAEWKAKLADWHQQAKVGAEELKSKIKKALQ; encoded by the coding sequence ATGACGACAAATGTCGTAGTCCTGTCATTTGCAGAGGAAAGCCGGGCTTTCCAGGCCTTTTCCGAGCTAAAGCAGAAATCCGCAGACGGCGCGTTCTCTCTGGTCAATGCAATCGTCCTCAGCCGCAAGCCCAGTGGCGAACTTGTGTCACGAGACGGATGGGCTGATGGTTCATCAGGCGACCACGTTCTCACGGGCACCCTTCTCGGCTCGCTGATCGGTCTGTTTATGGGGCCACTTGGTATGCTTTTCGGTGCCACGACAGGCGCGCTGATCGGCGGCAGCGTTTCTCTTGATGATGCGGCCGGTCAGAGTAGCCTGCTCGACCAGATGACCCACGCCGTTCCCGCAGGGATCACCGCAGTCATCGCCACAATCGAGGAAGGAAGCCCGGACGCCGTCGACGCGATCGCGCGATCCCTTGACGCAGTGATCCTGCGATGCCCCGCCGAAATCGTCGCCGCTGAAGTCGATGCGACCGCCAAGGCGCAGGACGCAGCTGCAGCCGCAGCGCGCAAAGTCCTGTTCGAGCAGCACAAAGCGGAGTGGAAAGCCAAACTGGCAGACTGGCACCAGCAAGCGAAGGTTGGTGCTGAAGAGTTAAAGTCGAAAATTAAAAAAGCGCTTCAGTAA
- a CDS encoding type II toxin-antitoxin system Phd/YefM family antitoxin: MMTHKEEIMSEHLSDNAPTPQKIGVREFRGNLTAYLRQVRQGRTILVTSHDQVVAELRPPAPSYRPRRQPGALRGRIRMSEDFDLTASDILESMDRDL; this comes from the coding sequence ATGATGACACACAAGGAGGAGATCATGAGCGAGCATCTCTCAGATAATGCGCCAACCCCACAAAAAATTGGGGTTCGAGAGTTCCGGGGAAACCTGACAGCGTATCTGCGTCAGGTCAGACAGGGCCGTACGATCCTCGTGACGTCTCACGATCAGGTCGTTGCTGAACTGCGTCCGCCAGCGCCTTCCTATCGCCCCCGTCGTCAACCCGGCGCATTACGAGGGCGGATCAGAATGAGCGAAGATTTTGATCTGACAGCGTCGGACATTCTTGAAAGCATGGATCGCGACCTGTGA
- a CDS encoding tyrosine-type recombinase/integrase, translating to MQFEITETSVRTWLGHRRGGLNEYVFPSCLSAKAHLSTRQYARLPDQWVQAVGLIPGEYGTHSLRRTKVAMIYKRTGNIRAMQILLGHSKLDSTVRYLGVDVEDAVALSEATDL from the coding sequence GTGCAATTCGAAATTACGGAAACAAGTGTACGAACGTGGCTGGGACATCGCCGTGGTGGCCTGAATGAGTATGTTTTTCCCAGCTGCTTAAGTGCCAAAGCTCACCTGAGTACAAGGCAATACGCCCGGCTTCCGGATCAATGGGTTCAGGCGGTGGGACTGATCCCGGGGGAATATGGAACTCATTCGCTCCGCCGGACTAAGGTTGCCATGATATACAAACGAACCGGTAATATCAGGGCCATGCAGATTCTGCTGGGTCATTCAAAACTGGATAGTACGGTTCGATACCTTGGAGTGGACGTCGAAGACGCTGTGGCCCTGTCGGAAGCCACGGATCTCTGA
- a CDS encoding TetR/AcrR family transcriptional regulator, with product MRKKTQARRESFIKAAGELFIAHGFNAVTMESIAGAAKASKVTLYNYFPSKELLFEAFVIEAGKGVPEAMELAKEETDLRRCLSKVGHVFIEITGRPEIVRVNRLIISEAERAPQLSRIFYENGPRRAQEAVRDILVDLMERKLLRTSDPLRAADIFVALCNAGIMEKQLWCIEPPPALSERQTAVEEAVNIFISVYGKK from the coding sequence ATGCGCAAGAAGACACAGGCACGCAGGGAAAGCTTCATCAAGGCCGCCGGGGAATTGTTCATCGCTCACGGGTTCAATGCCGTCACAATGGAGAGCATTGCCGGAGCTGCAAAAGCCTCGAAGGTCACTCTGTATAATTACTTTCCCAGCAAGGAACTGTTATTCGAAGCCTTCGTCATCGAAGCTGGAAAAGGCGTTCCGGAAGCGATGGAACTGGCAAAAGAAGAGACGGATCTTCGTCGTTGCCTGTCCAAAGTGGGCCACGTTTTCATCGAGATCACGGGCCGACCCGAAATAGTCAGAGTCAATCGCCTGATCATTAGCGAAGCCGAACGCGCGCCCCAACTCAGCAGAATTTTTTACGAAAACGGTCCCAGGCGCGCCCAAGAAGCAGTGAGAGACATTTTAGTCGACCTCATGGAACGGAAGCTATTGCGGACAAGCGATCCTCTTCGGGCCGCCGATATTTTCGTGGCGCTGTGCAATGCCGGAATCATGGAAAAGCAACTCTGGTGCATAGAGCCTCCGCCGGCGCTTTCGGAACGTCAGACTGCGGTCGAAGAGGCCGTGAATATTTTCATCTCGGTGTATGGAAAAAAATGA
- a CDS encoding PaaX family transcriptional regulator C-terminal domain-containing protein, producing the protein MGDNLAETRDSDATTHDLLLCLFGLFVLDDRLFSALPTSVIIAVMERLDVSETAVRVTLTRMAHRGIFARRRKGRITLFVLTETGSSLLKQGKERVFKEHPFGTNTDGWTVLNALPPASPPSRRYQFQQRLLWAGFGAIDTRLWIAPGCVDIAARFGDMLSPNELSSLRAVHGDLLSTTDAARLVHQAWNVEAIRLLHESFLATWEAYEPQGAPLATLIRMALDWGNLLKADPGLPGALLDTQWPSLRSAATFRRLFPTLRDLGQAELMILYDKT; encoded by the coding sequence ATGGGTGACAATCTGGCTGAAACCCGCGATAGCGATGCGACAACTCATGACCTGCTCCTATGTCTGTTCGGGTTGTTCGTGTTGGATGACAGGCTGTTTTCCGCACTTCCGACCTCTGTCATCATAGCGGTTATGGAACGCCTCGACGTCTCCGAGACTGCCGTTCGGGTAACATTGACCCGCATGGCTCACCGCGGAATCTTCGCCCGAAGAAGAAAGGGCCGGATCACGCTGTTCGTGCTTACCGAGACTGGCAGCAGTTTATTGAAGCAGGGTAAGGAACGGGTGTTTAAAGAACATCCTTTTGGAACGAATACGGATGGCTGGACTGTTCTGAACGCCTTGCCGCCTGCTTCACCGCCGTCTCGTCGGTATCAGTTCCAGCAGAGACTCCTATGGGCCGGATTTGGTGCGATCGATACGCGCCTGTGGATAGCCCCCGGCTGTGTAGATATTGCCGCCAGGTTCGGTGATATGCTTTCGCCGAATGAACTGTCTTCTCTCCGGGCCGTACACGGAGATCTGCTTTCAACAACGGATGCTGCCAGGCTTGTGCATCAAGCGTGGAACGTTGAGGCTATTCGCTTGTTGCACGAGTCATTTCTTGCGACATGGGAGGCCTATGAACCACAGGGAGCCCCCTTGGCTACGCTTATTCGTATGGCTTTAGATTGGGGTAATCTTCTCAAGGCTGACCCAGGGCTCCCGGGAGCATTGCTTGATACTCAATGGCCTTCGCTGAGATCGGCGGCAACGTTCCGGCGACTGTTCCCAACACTGAGAGACCTCGGGCAGGCAGAACTCATGATATTATACGACAAAACATAA
- a CDS encoding DUF736 domain-containing protein, with protein MPDGFAGRLRTLALDVELTIVPAQSSDAEHAPDYRVHLGDADAGPEIGAAWKRTGEKAGTYLSLVLDDPMLAQPIRANLFQSDRQGRAFHLVWNRPVKRDDRR; from the coding sequence ATGCCTGACGGCTTCGCCGGTCGTCTGCGCACGCTCGCCCTCGACGTCGAATTGACGATCGTGCCGGCGCAATCGTCGGACGCCGAGCACGCGCCCGATTATCGTGTCCATCTCGGTGACGCTGACGCCGGACCGGAGATCGGTGCGGCCTGGAAACGCACCGGCGAGAAGGCGGGCACTTACCTCTCGCTCGTTCTCGATGACCCCATGCTGGCGCAGCCGATCCGCGCCAATCTGTTCCAGTCCGACCGTCAGGGGCGTGCCTTTCATCTGGTCTGGAACCGTCCGGTGAAGCGCGATGACCGGCGGTAG
- a CDS encoding type II toxin-antitoxin system VapC family toxin, whose protein sequence is MKVLLDTHALLWWLSDSDRLGETAREIIADPVRDILVSIVSLWEIAIKIRIGKLDADMNDILAAIPEEGFSLLPIQPEHLQFLMSLPLHHRDPFDHLLIAQAQAEHATFLSEDGQIDHYPIKRIGCS, encoded by the coding sequence GTGAAGGTTCTGCTCGATACGCATGCGCTGCTCTGGTGGCTTTCGGACTCCGACCGGCTGGGAGAGACTGCACGGGAAATCATTGCAGATCCGGTCCGCGATATTCTGGTGAGTATCGTATCACTGTGGGAGATTGCGATCAAAATCCGTATCGGAAAACTGGATGCGGATATGAACGACATTCTGGCAGCCATTCCTGAGGAAGGTTTCTCTCTGCTACCAATACAGCCTGAACACCTGCAGTTCCTGATGTCTTTGCCTCTGCATCATCGTGATCCGTTTGACCATCTCCTGATAGCGCAGGCGCAAGCTGAGCACGCCACATTCCTTTCGGAAGACGGGCAAATTGATCATTATCCGATAAAACGAATAGGTTGTTCCTGA
- a CDS encoding efflux RND transporter periplasmic adaptor subunit: MRSIEHVRHQSDHIDAKAPRLATCIPYVRRREKYDEAEEDRRDLHPGGVLLPLSVLAIVVLSFLLAGCKKREVSEAPPAQEVSVVTIRPHAVHRGMDLPGRTEAFEQAQIRPQVGGVILSRKFEQGSDVKAGQLLYQINPAPFQATYDRARAQLLHAQAAQTSIAAQLRRYRPLAAANAVSRQDYDNTLSQAQEAESDVVAAKAALDSAKVDLDWTAVRSPIDGRIGRMLVTPGTLVTAGQATPIALVTRLDPVYVDVNLADDDMLRLRRELASGQLRRDGDGDPTVTLQLGDGTAYEYSGKLRLAEVTVDPATGTLVLRAEVSNPDRLLMPGMYVHASIDEGTTPNAITIPQGALQRDTKGEPFVYVVDAHDKVEQRSIVVGQASGDDWVVSSGLRAGERVATSGFQKMQPGSAVKPVEASHSAISEPEK, translated from the coding sequence ATGAGGAGCATCGAACATGTTCGTCATCAGTCGGATCATATCGACGCGAAGGCTCCTCGCCTCGCGACATGCATTCCCTACGTAAGAAGACGGGAAAAGTATGATGAAGCGGAGGAGGACAGGCGGGACCTTCATCCCGGAGGCGTCCTTCTTCCCTTGAGCGTCCTGGCCATCGTGGTGCTGTCTTTCCTCCTTGCTGGATGCAAGAAACGGGAGGTTTCGGAGGCGCCTCCTGCCCAGGAAGTTTCCGTCGTGACCATTCGTCCTCACGCAGTCCATCGCGGCATGGATCTTCCGGGTCGAACCGAGGCTTTTGAACAGGCGCAGATCCGTCCTCAGGTCGGAGGGGTCATTCTGTCCCGGAAATTCGAGCAGGGTTCGGACGTCAAGGCAGGGCAACTCCTGTATCAGATCAATCCTGCGCCATTTCAGGCGACGTATGACAGGGCGCGCGCGCAACTGCTCCACGCGCAGGCGGCGCAGACCAGTATAGCCGCCCAGTTGCGTCGTTATCGTCCTTTGGCCGCCGCGAATGCCGTCAGTCGTCAGGATTATGACAATACGCTCTCTCAGGCTCAGGAGGCGGAATCCGATGTCGTTGCTGCGAAGGCGGCGCTCGACAGCGCGAAAGTTGATCTGGACTGGACGGCGGTGCGCTCTCCGATTGATGGCCGTATCGGGCGGATGCTTGTCACCCCCGGCACGCTTGTTACGGCGGGGCAGGCCACACCGATCGCGCTCGTGACACGACTTGATCCGGTCTATGTCGATGTCAATCTCGCGGACGACGATATGCTGCGTCTGCGTCGCGAACTCGCCTCCGGTCAGCTTCGGCGTGACGGAGACGGTGATCCGACTGTGACGCTGCAACTTGGTGACGGAACGGCTTACGAATATTCCGGCAAGCTCAGGCTCGCCGAGGTCACGGTTGATCCTGCCACGGGAACGCTCGTCCTCCGCGCGGAGGTTTCCAATCCTGACCGTCTGCTGATGCCGGGAATGTATGTTCATGCCAGCATAGACGAGGGTACTACCCCCAATGCCATCACAATACCGCAGGGCGCATTGCAGCGTGATACGAAGGGCGAACCTTTTGTCTACGTCGTCGATGCACATGACAAGGTCGAGCAGCGCTCGATCGTGGTCGGTCAGGCTTCTGGTGATGACTGGGTCGTCTCCAGCGGTCTGAGGGCAGGCGAGCGCGTCGCTACCAGTGGATTCCAGAAAATGCAGCCGGGTAGTGCGGTAAAGCCGGTCGAAGCGTCGCATTCCGCTATCTCCGAGCCGGAGAAATAA